Proteins encoded in a region of the Streptomyces sp. NBC_00258 genome:
- a CDS encoding peptidoglycan-binding protein has product MSRWKALPGELDPRVRQLVVRLRRLKDHSGLSLRQLSAKTGYSASSWERYLGGRSLPPREAVEAMARIGGDDPTRLLALHEVAAEAWGEGRSGTPAPEAREASEATGAAHTVEASESLQAAGADDTGPYSLSAPNEETRQGRSLRVALVAGSVALVLAVSSAVLLAVRLSDGDGRASATPLASATASASPSPSPSGPRTYACEVERIDGRWYAGNSRTRDAVLAEGLAGPEVAEAQCLLRRAGLAPGVVDGIFGPHTKSAVEQLQKRAGLVVDGIIGRHTWGALRR; this is encoded by the coding sequence ATGTCGCGTTGGAAAGCTCTGCCCGGTGAACTGGATCCGCGTGTACGGCAGTTGGTGGTGCGCCTACGCCGGCTCAAGGACCACAGCGGACTGAGCCTGCGGCAGCTGTCGGCGAAGACGGGGTACAGCGCGTCGTCGTGGGAGCGGTACCTGGGCGGGCGGTCGCTGCCGCCCCGGGAGGCCGTCGAGGCGATGGCCCGGATCGGCGGTGACGATCCGACCCGGCTGCTCGCGTTGCACGAGGTCGCCGCCGAGGCCTGGGGAGAGGGACGCTCGGGCACGCCGGCACCGGAAGCGCGGGAAGCATCCGAAGCAACTGGGGCGGCTCACACGGTCGAAGCCTCTGAATCACTTCAGGCAGCCGGGGCCGACGACACCGGGCCGTACAGTCTGTCGGCCCCGAACGAGGAGACGCGGCAAGGGCGTTCGCTGCGCGTCGCGCTGGTGGCGGGGTCCGTGGCGCTGGTGCTGGCCGTCTCCTCGGCGGTCCTGCTGGCCGTACGGCTCTCGGACGGCGACGGCAGAGCGTCGGCAACCCCTCTCGCCTCGGCCACCGCGTCCGCCTCACCGTCACCGTCTCCGTCGGGGCCGCGTACGTACGCCTGTGAGGTGGAGCGGATCGACGGCCGCTGGTACGCGGGCAACAGCCGTACCCGGGACGCCGTCCTGGCGGAGGGGCTCGCCGGTCCGGAGGTGGCCGAGGCGCAGTGTCTGCTGCGCAGGGCGGGCCTCGCACCGGGGGTCGTCGACGGGATCTTCGGTCCGCACACCAAGAGCGCGGTCGAGCAGTTGCAGAAGCGGGCGGGCCTCGTCGTGGACGGCATCATCGGCCGGCACACCTGGGGAGCGCTACGGCGATGA